A DNA window from Buttiauxella agrestis contains the following coding sequences:
- a CDS encoding HVO_A0114 family putative DNA-binding protein, whose translation MRTLTVRVMTINEAFQLAKIEAARAMSGSIVSAELIFPTVEQLAKTMLAPNRWQIIKNMEGAEPVSIRELARVVNRDFRGVYNDVQALLSGGVIYKSGEKISLPYERIHIEFNSDDAVA comes from the coding sequence ATGAGAACGTTAACCGTTCGGGTGATGACAATAAATGAGGCCTTTCAGTTGGCAAAAATAGAGGCTGCGCGGGCAATGTCCGGGAGCATTGTCAGTGCGGAACTGATATTTCCTACCGTCGAACAACTCGCAAAAACCATGCTCGCACCAAATCGTTGGCAAATAATTAAAAACATGGAAGGGGCTGAACCTGTTTCGATTCGAGAGTTAGCGCGTGTGGTGAATCGTGATTTTCGCGGCGTTTATAACGATGTTCAGGCGTTGCTGAGTGGTGGGGTGATTTATAAAAGTGGAGAGAAAATTTCGCTGCCCTATGAGCGGATCCACATCGAATTTAATTCAGATGACGCGGTGGCTTAA
- a CDS encoding toxin-antitoxin system TumE family protein codes for MPATELLHLRIHIAENAFAMLRILLVDPSILGSAHQYKYSLAYIVNDECVLRYDNERGKGDHKHFSGQEFPVTFTTIENLIDSFQAEINLLRR; via the coding sequence ATGCCAGCAACTGAATTGCTGCATTTAAGGATACATATTGCTGAAAATGCTTTTGCCATGCTGCGGATACTGTTGGTCGACCCCTCGATATTAGGCAGCGCTCATCAGTACAAATACAGTTTGGCTTACATCGTTAACGATGAGTGCGTTTTGCGTTACGACAACGAGCGGGGCAAAGGCGACCACAAGCATTTCAGCGGACAAGAATTTCCGGTGACTTTTACTACCATTGAAAATCTTATCGACAGTTTTCAGGCTGAAATTAACCTTCTGAGGAGGTAA
- a CDS encoding amino acid deaminase yields MKYQKSYLVPHKSATLFTPANILNEDVCLPAAIVKKTALENNIQWMQRYADTRGVSLAPHGKTTMTPWIFQQQQQAGAWAIGVGSAWQASIAMVSGIKRVLMVNQLVGKANMQLVSQLKAHYPDVDYLCCVDSIENAKTLSAFFAAQSQQLDILLELGVPGGRCGCRTAEQALALAEETSSLPALRLRGLELYEGVLHGENPQPKVEALLRDAAALACKLERYVDGEFILTGAGSVWYDVVCNVWLEAKKPANCRVVIRPGCYITHDAGIYQEAQDELMARDKTACDLGGDLTSALELVAMVQSVPESDRAIVNFGKRDSAFDAGLPQPIAHYRAGKALENAADTIETTGIMDQHAMLKLKPGADVQVGDILVFSTSHPCLTFDKWKALYLVDDGYQVLETLETAF; encoded by the coding sequence ATGAAATACCAGAAAAGTTACCTCGTCCCACACAAGTCCGCCACGTTATTCACCCCGGCAAATATCCTGAATGAAGACGTTTGCCTGCCTGCGGCGATTGTCAAAAAAACGGCTCTTGAGAACAATATTCAGTGGATGCAGCGTTACGCTGATACCCGTGGTGTGTCGTTGGCCCCGCACGGAAAAACAACCATGACGCCGTGGATTTTCCAGCAGCAACAGCAAGCGGGAGCCTGGGCAATTGGCGTCGGTAGCGCCTGGCAAGCCAGCATCGCGATGGTCAGCGGTATCAAGCGCGTATTGATGGTCAACCAATTGGTTGGCAAGGCGAATATGCAGTTGGTTTCGCAGCTCAAAGCACACTATCCCGACGTCGATTATCTGTGTTGTGTCGATAGCATTGAGAACGCAAAAACGCTTTCCGCCTTCTTTGCCGCACAAAGCCAACAGCTCGATATTTTGCTGGAGCTGGGCGTGCCCGGTGGTCGCTGCGGTTGCCGCACTGCCGAGCAAGCGCTGGCGTTAGCCGAAGAAACATCATCACTTCCGGCGCTGCGTTTACGCGGGCTGGAGCTTTATGAAGGCGTGCTGCATGGCGAAAACCCGCAGCCGAAAGTCGAAGCATTACTGCGTGATGCCGCAGCGCTCGCCTGCAAACTGGAGCGTTACGTCGACGGGGAATTTATCCTCACCGGCGCGGGTTCCGTCTGGTATGACGTGGTCTGCAATGTCTGGCTTGAAGCGAAGAAGCCAGCGAACTGCCGCGTGGTGATTCGCCCCGGTTGTTACATCACGCATGATGCGGGGATTTATCAGGAAGCGCAGGACGAATTAATGGCACGCGACAAAACGGCCTGTGATCTAGGGGGGGATTTAACCTCCGCGCTGGAACTGGTTGCGATGGTGCAATCGGTGCCGGAGAGCGACCGCGCGATTGTGAATTTCGGCAAGCGCGACAGCGCCTTTGATGCCGGATTACCGCAGCCCATCGCCCATTATCGTGCCGGTAAAGCGCTGGAAAATGCGGCTGACACTATCGAAACCACCGGAATTATGGACCAGCACGCGATGCTGAAACTCAAACCAGGTGCCGATGTGCAGGTGGGGGATATTCTGGTCTTCAGCACCTCGCATCCGTGTCTGACATTCGACAAATGGAAAGCGCTGTATCTGGTGGATGATGGCTATCAGGTTCTGGAAACCCTAGAAACCGCGTTCTAA
- a CDS encoding 6-phospho-beta-glucosidase, protein MKITVVGGGSSYTPELIEGLIERHASLPMAELALVDVEAGRQKVDIIAALARRMLDRNGLEAVKVSVHFDADEAIKGSSFVLTQLRVGQLPARAADERLGLSHKLLGQETTGVGGFAKALRTIPVMMDIAKRVERLAPDAWIINFTNPAGIVTEAVSRYSKAKIIGLCNVPVTMHHMIADMLKLPHDKVSLRFAGLNHMVWVHKVLADGRDATDEVIEMLCDGEQLSMNNIKAIPWPADLLRALRAIPCPYHRYFWQTRTMLEDELADADTKGTRAELVMKVEESLFKLYADPNLDKKPAELSQRGGSFYSEVAVQLINALHNNLGVEMVVNTANNGAIQGLPDDAVIETNCLIDALGAHPLAFGKLPLLMNGLTQQVKDFERLTIEAAVHGDKQKALLALVANPLVADVNLAQTLVEEVLSINKAWLPQFNQ, encoded by the coding sequence ATGAAAATTACCGTTGTTGGTGGGGGAAGCAGTTACACCCCGGAATTGATTGAAGGTTTGATTGAGCGCCACGCTTCACTGCCAATGGCGGAACTGGCACTGGTGGATGTCGAAGCCGGTCGCCAGAAAGTTGATATTATCGCCGCCCTCGCCCGCCGCATGCTCGATCGCAATGGCCTGGAAGCGGTAAAAGTCTCGGTGCATTTTGATGCCGACGAGGCGATAAAAGGCTCCAGTTTTGTCTTAACGCAATTGCGCGTCGGGCAACTTCCCGCGCGCGCCGCCGATGAACGTCTCGGTTTAAGCCACAAGCTGCTCGGTCAGGAAACCACGGGTGTGGGCGGTTTTGCCAAAGCGCTGCGCACCATTCCGGTGATGATGGATATTGCGAAACGCGTGGAGCGCCTGGCTCCCGACGCATGGATTATCAACTTCACCAATCCGGCTGGCATTGTGACTGAAGCGGTTTCGCGCTACAGCAAGGCCAAGATTATCGGCCTGTGTAATGTGCCCGTCACCATGCATCACATGATTGCCGATATGCTGAAACTGCCTCATGACAAAGTTTCGCTACGTTTTGCGGGCCTGAATCATATGGTTTGGGTACATAAAGTGCTGGCCGACGGACGCGATGCCACCGACGAAGTGATCGAAATGCTGTGCGACGGCGAGCAGCTTTCCATGAACAACATTAAAGCGATTCCGTGGCCTGCGGATTTGCTGCGCGCCCTGCGTGCGATTCCCTGCCCCTATCACCGCTATTTCTGGCAAACCCGCACCATGCTCGAAGACGAACTGGCAGACGCAGACACCAAAGGCACGCGTGCTGAGCTGGTGATGAAGGTGGAAGAGTCGCTGTTTAAGCTGTACGCCGACCCGAATCTGGATAAAAAGCCAGCAGAACTCAGCCAGCGCGGCGGATCGTTCTATTCCGAAGTCGCGGTGCAATTGATCAATGCGCTACACAACAATCTCGGCGTTGAAATGGTGGTCAACACCGCCAATAACGGGGCGATTCAGGGCTTGCCGGACGATGCAGTCATCGAAACCAATTGCCTGATTGATGCCCTGGGCGCGCATCCGCTGGCCTTTGGCAAATTGCCGCTGCTGATGAATGGCCTGACACAACAAGTGAAAGATTTTGAACGCCTGACCATAGAAGCCGCGGTTCACGGCGATAAGCAAAAAGCGTTGCTGGCGTTGGTGGCAAACCCGCTGGTGGCTGATGTCAATCTGGCTCAAACGTTGGTCGAAGAAGTATTAAGCATTAACAAAGCGTGGTTACCGCAGTTCAATCAGTAA
- a CDS encoding MurR/RpiR family transcriptional regulator: MDIVYQLVHGLSGLPAQESRLARFFLDNFAQIPDATMEELAAKAGVSPATLQHFARSIGCDDINDFIGQVRHQQQESSQQTPAAPMLGDAAWMDPGTLQALAKNAGVGSEILERFSHSIGRESSSDILGQIRNRLNDFSQQESRVAQTILEDVSFAASATIDQLATAAGVSPATITRFARAAGCDDIRDLRMKLAQASTPVSAGDMPAPWREKLGNVQHALNSQLCELLPSAMNQAIARLKQAKAVHIFSASAADTPFASLLQYRLLTQGYPANICQDGALMSITASMLGKGQVLVIFAGSAPENSLIAASHQARRLGAELVIIGQEVGAFIHREDIHLPLKDTRYGALLVIDLLCEGIDS, translated from the coding sequence ATGGATATTGTTTACCAACTGGTGCATGGGTTATCGGGTCTGCCCGCGCAAGAATCACGCCTTGCGCGCTTTTTCCTCGACAATTTTGCGCAGATCCCAGACGCGACGATGGAAGAGCTGGCGGCCAAAGCGGGTGTCAGCCCGGCAACATTACAACACTTCGCCCGGAGCATTGGTTGTGACGATATCAATGATTTTATCGGCCAGGTGCGCCACCAACAGCAGGAGAGCAGCCAGCAAACGCCAGCCGCGCCGATGCTGGGTGATGCGGCCTGGATGGACCCCGGCACTCTGCAAGCACTGGCTAAAAATGCCGGAGTGGGTAGCGAAATACTCGAGCGCTTTTCGCACTCCATCGGGCGCGAAAGTAGCAGCGATATTCTCGGCCAGATCCGCAACCGCCTGAATGACTTCAGCCAGCAGGAATCGCGCGTCGCGCAGACCATTCTTGAAGATGTCTCCTTTGCGGCTTCTGCAACCATCGATCAACTCGCGACGGCGGCAGGCGTCAGCCCGGCTACCATCACCCGTTTTGCTCGCGCGGCTGGCTGCGACGATATTCGTGATTTACGCATGAAGCTGGCGCAGGCCAGCACGCCGGTTTCTGCGGGCGATATGCCTGCTCCGTGGCGCGAAAAACTGGGCAATGTGCAACATGCGTTAAATTCCCAGTTGTGCGAACTGCTGCCCTCCGCGATGAACCAGGCGATTGCACGGTTAAAACAGGCGAAGGCGGTGCATATTTTTAGCGCCAGCGCGGCCGATACGCCCTTTGCCAGTCTGTTGCAATATCGCCTGCTGACTCAGGGTTATCCGGCCAATATTTGCCAGGATGGAGCGCTGATGAGTATCACTGCTTCGATGCTGGGGAAAGGGCAGGTGTTGGTGATTTTCGCCGGAAGTGCGCCAGAAAACTCGCTGATTGCGGCGTCGCATCAGGCGCGTCGGCTGGGGGCTGAGTTAGTGATTATCGGCCAGGAAGTGGGCGCGTTTATCCATCGCGAAGATATTCATCTGCCACTTAAAGACACGCGTTACGGCGCGTTGTTAGTGATTGATTTGCTGTGCGAAGGGATTGATAGCTGA
- a CDS encoding ion channel has translation MLLVLLTGMPVILCNMLLQSLVSVWCIRFYIKHFHQREGMLVGVLALFGIIIIVLMGNLLQIMLWGILFLWLGEFSNLQEAVYHSGVNFATLGYGDIVMSAKWKLLGPLEAVNGALMIGLSGASMLAVLQHHIRKQVGKIN, from the coding sequence ATGTTACTGGTTTTGCTCACGGGAATGCCGGTCATTCTGTGCAATATGCTGCTGCAATCGTTGGTGTCAGTTTGGTGTATTCGTTTTTATATCAAACACTTTCACCAGCGCGAAGGCATGCTGGTGGGGGTATTGGCGCTCTTCGGAATTATCATTATCGTGTTGATGGGCAATCTGCTGCAAATCATGCTCTGGGGAATATTGTTCCTGTGGCTGGGTGAATTTTCTAATCTGCAAGAGGCGGTTTATCACTCGGGCGTTAACTTTGCCACGCTGGGTTACGGCGATATCGTGATGAGCGCGAAATGGAAACTGCTTGGCCCGCTCGAAGCCGTAAACGGTGCGCTGATGATTGGTTTATCCGGGGCGAGTATGCTGGCGGTGTTACAGCACCATATTCGTAAACAGGTTGGCAAAATAAATTAA
- a CDS encoding FAD-NAD(P)-binding protein, whose amino-acid sequence MRKVAIIGAGPTGIYTFYSLLKHNEPLSIAVYEQAREAGVGMPYSDEENSRMMLANIASIEIPPIFSTYIDWLRSRSESYLARYGVEHSSLHIRQFLPRILLGEYFRDQFLQLVEQARKQGFDIQVHESCQVTDLKVMADGVRIWAQNSPESALFEHAVIATGHVWPEEDPTVRTFFPSPWSGLMEAKIPACKVGIMGTSLSGIDAAMAVVIQHGDFIETDGEQIEFRPDQGCEGLKIVLMSRSGILPEADFYCPIPYEPLTIVTEQAIKQEIANGENGLLDRVFELVKKEIEHADPAWSAHISLETLDADSFTEAWFADRHENGPFRWAESNLQEVERNKRDRKTVPWRYAILRLHEAVQEIVPHLTEQDSERFNAGLARVFIDNYAAIPSQSIRRLLALREAGIISILALGQDYKLDIQERQTVISTDENVYEFDVFIDARGQKALKTKDLAFPSLRKQLETTGDDIPEVGDDYTLLEPASVRGRIAFGALPYLMHDKPFVQGLTVSAEMGEAMAMAILSKNQEPSSH is encoded by the coding sequence ATGAGAAAGGTTGCCATTATCGGTGCAGGGCCAACGGGGATTTATACCTTTTACTCCCTTCTTAAACATAACGAACCGCTGTCTATTGCTGTCTACGAACAGGCCCGCGAAGCAGGTGTGGGCATGCCTTACAGCGACGAAGAGAACTCGCGAATGATGCTGGCTAATATCGCCAGTATCGAAATCCCGCCCATTTTTTCGACCTACATTGACTGGCTCAGAAGCCGAAGTGAAAGCTATCTGGCTCGATATGGCGTGGAGCATTCCTCCCTGCATATCCGGCAATTTCTGCCGCGTATTTTGCTGGGGGAATATTTCCGCGACCAGTTTTTGCAGTTGGTCGAGCAAGCCAGAAAGCAGGGTTTTGATATCCAGGTGCATGAGTCTTGCCAGGTCACAGATCTGAAAGTGATGGCAGATGGCGTCAGAATTTGGGCGCAAAACAGCCCCGAATCAGCACTCTTTGAACATGCCGTGATTGCCACTGGCCACGTCTGGCCTGAAGAAGACCCGACGGTGCGTACTTTCTTCCCCAGTCCGTGGTCCGGGCTGATGGAAGCCAAAATCCCGGCGTGCAAAGTGGGCATTATGGGTACCTCCCTTAGCGGCATTGATGCGGCAATGGCGGTGGTGATTCAGCATGGTGATTTCATCGAAACCGACGGCGAACAGATTGAATTCAGGCCAGACCAGGGATGCGAGGGGCTTAAGATTGTATTGATGTCGCGCTCGGGCATTCTGCCGGAGGCTGATTTCTACTGCCCGATTCCTTATGAACCGCTGACTATTGTGACTGAACAGGCGATTAAACAAGAGATTGCCAACGGCGAAAATGGCCTGCTCGACCGGGTTTTTGAGTTGGTGAAGAAGGAAATTGAACACGCCGACCCGGCCTGGAGTGCGCATATTTCGCTGGAAACGCTCGATGCGGATAGTTTTACCGAGGCCTGGTTTGCCGATCGCCATGAGAACGGCCCGTTTCGCTGGGCGGAGTCCAACCTGCAAGAAGTTGAACGCAACAAACGCGACCGCAAGACCGTGCCCTGGCGGTACGCCATCCTGCGTTTGCACGAAGCCGTTCAGGAAATTGTGCCGCATCTTACTGAGCAGGACAGCGAAAGGTTTAATGCCGGGCTGGCGCGCGTGTTTATCGATAATTATGCGGCGATCCCCTCGCAATCTATTCGCCGATTACTGGCATTGCGCGAAGCCGGGATTATCAGCATTCTCGCCCTCGGGCAGGATTATAAGCTGGACATTCAAGAGCGCCAGACGGTGATTTCGACCGATGAAAATGTGTATGAGTTTGACGTTTTTATCGACGCGCGCGGGCAGAAAGCATTAAAAACCAAAGACCTGGCGTTTCCCTCGCTGCGTAAGCAACTCGAAACCACTGGCGATGATATTCCTGAGGTCGGGGATGACTACACGTTACTGGAACCTGCCAGTGTGCGGGGGCGCATAGCGTTTGGCGCGTTGCCTTATCTAATGCACGACAAGCCTTTCGTTCAGGGGCTGACGGTATCCGCAGAAATGGGGGAGGCGATGGCGATGGCAATATTAAGCAAAAATCAGGAACCCTCCTCGCATTAG
- the celB gene encoding PTS cellobiose transporter subunit IIC, with amino-acid sequence MSKSIIEKYVLPTALKIAGQKHVLSVRDGIILNMPFMLIGSFFLIFAYLPVPGYGQMMTNLFGPTWQEKVLYPVKATYDIMALISAFGIAYRLAEKYRTIDPLTAGAVSLVAFVMTIPQHIMFTPAAGGAAQLVKGVMPMGQIGSQGLFVAIIIALLSTEIYRFIHNRNLVIRMPEGVPPAVAKSFLALIPGFCVLAVVLALRLLVEATPFGDINTMITDLVGIPMSHVGGSLPGMIISVLLIGILWMLGLHGDTIVLVFIRPVWLSNMSENLEAFQNGLPIPHIITQQFYDLWIAPGGTGALLGLVIFMLIRSRSAQMKQLGKIAAPGSLFNISEPMVFGIPIVMNPYLVVPFILTPVVLVIVSYIAMTTGLVAKPAGIALPFTTPIVVSGYLATGGHISGSILQIVNLGISLVMYYPFFRIWDNLKYREEQASKSQKEAAVTPVTEQITS; translated from the coding sequence GTGAGTAAATCTATTATCGAAAAATACGTGCTGCCAACCGCGCTTAAAATCGCCGGGCAAAAGCATGTTCTGTCGGTGCGTGACGGTATCATTCTGAATATGCCGTTTATGCTTATCGGCTCGTTTTTCCTGATTTTTGCCTATCTTCCGGTGCCTGGATACGGGCAGATGATGACCAACCTGTTCGGCCCTACGTGGCAGGAAAAGGTGCTCTACCCGGTTAAAGCGACCTACGACATCATGGCGCTTATCTCCGCCTTTGGTATCGCGTATCGCCTGGCAGAAAAATATCGCACTATCGACCCGCTAACGGCAGGCGCGGTGTCGCTGGTGGCGTTTGTGATGACCATTCCGCAGCATATTATGTTTACTCCGGCTGCGGGTGGCGCGGCGCAACTGGTGAAAGGCGTGATGCCTATGGGCCAGATTGGCAGCCAGGGGCTGTTCGTCGCGATTATTATCGCCCTGCTCTCCACCGAAATTTATCGTTTTATTCACAACCGCAATCTGGTTATCCGTATGCCGGAAGGCGTGCCGCCTGCGGTGGCAAAATCATTCCTGGCACTGATTCCTGGCTTCTGCGTTTTGGCGGTGGTTCTGGCGCTGCGCCTGTTGGTTGAAGCCACCCCGTTTGGCGACATCAACACCATGATTACCGATCTGGTTGGCATTCCGATGAGCCATGTTGGCGGCTCCTTGCCAGGCATGATTATCTCGGTATTGCTGATTGGGATTTTGTGGATGCTGGGCCTGCACGGCGACACTATCGTGCTGGTGTTTATCCGTCCGGTCTGGTTGAGCAATATGTCTGAAAACCTGGAAGCGTTCCAGAATGGCCTGCCGATTCCGCACATTATCACCCAGCAATTTTACGACTTGTGGATTGCCCCTGGCGGCACCGGCGCGTTGTTAGGTCTGGTGATATTTATGCTTATCCGCAGCCGCAGTGCGCAGATGAAACAGCTCGGTAAAATCGCCGCTCCAGGCAGCCTGTTTAACATCAGCGAACCGATGGTGTTCGGTATTCCAATCGTCATGAACCCGTATCTGGTGGTGCCGTTTATTCTGACGCCAGTGGTATTGGTGATTGTTTCTTACATCGCGATGACCACTGGACTGGTGGCAAAACCTGCGGGGATCGCCCTGCCGTTTACCACGCCAATTGTGGTCAGCGGATACCTTGCAACCGGCGGGCATATTTCAGGTTCGATACTGCAAATTGTGAACCTCGGGATTTCGCTGGTGATGTATTACCCGTTCTTCCGCATCTGGGATAACCTGAAATACCGCGAAGAGCAGGCGAGTAAATCACAGAAAGAAGCGGCGGTTACGCCGGTTACTGAGCAGATTACTTCTTAG
- a CDS encoding sugar O-acetyltransferase, translating into MRAFNNMVSGESYNINDPELIEIRHRTRDNVDEFNALSARDVTEKDRLVRTIFGRVGENVHFEKGMRIDYGCNTHIGNNVFINFNFVLLDCARVSIGNNVFIGPDVQVYTAQHPLDPETRNRHIGSARPVTIGNDVWIGGGCIILPGVTIGDGSTIGAGSVVKHDVPAGVIAAGNPCQVKRLCVADKLPEIIEST; encoded by the coding sequence ATGCGCGCATTTAACAACATGGTCAGCGGTGAAAGCTATAACATTAATGACCCGGAATTAATTGAAATTCGCCACCGCACCCGCGATAACGTGGATGAATTCAATGCATTGAGCGCTCGCGACGTAACGGAAAAAGATCGCCTGGTACGCACGATATTTGGCCGTGTCGGCGAAAACGTGCATTTCGAAAAAGGGATGCGCATTGATTACGGATGCAACACGCATATCGGCAATAACGTGTTTATCAATTTCAATTTTGTCTTACTCGACTGCGCGCGCGTCAGCATTGGTAATAACGTCTTTATTGGCCCGGATGTTCAGGTTTATACCGCGCAGCATCCACTTGACCCTGAAACCCGCAATCGACATATCGGCAGCGCCCGACCGGTCACGATTGGGAATGATGTCTGGATTGGCGGGGGCTGCATTATTTTGCCCGGCGTGACCATTGGCGATGGCTCAACGATTGGTGCGGGCAGCGTGGTGAAGCATGATGTTCCCGCGGGCGTCATCGCGGCAGGGAATCCATGCCAGGTAAAACGACTTTGTGTCGCCGATAAGTTGCCAGAAATCATCGAGTCAACCTAA
- a CDS encoding N-acyl-D-amino-acid deacylase family protein — protein sequence MQFDYLFKNVTVIDGSGGAEYRADVAVQGERIAQIAPSISESAHHEIDGTGRVLAPGFIDVHTHDDINVIRMPEYLPKISQGITTVIVGNCGISAATATMKGNVPDPMNLLGDAEQFIYPTVAAYAEAVEQAKPAVNVGTLIGHTALRNNHMDDLFREATREEISAMREQLRLALQQGGLGLSTGLAYASAFHSTTEEVMALAEELAAGNGIYTTHLRSEFEPILEALDEAFRIGRHGKVPVVVSHHKCAGAKNWGRTVETLKLFDKVRQQQDVSCDCYPYSASSSTLDVKQITEDFDIIITWSQPHPEVAGQSLKQIAESWAMTLVEAGKRLMPAGAIYYNMDEQDVRRVLSYPVTMVGSDGLPNDPMPHPRLWGAFPRVLGHYSRDEKLFPLTVAVHKMTGMSAARFQLAERGLVKCGYYADLVMFDPETVRDVASFSHPQQPAAGIEAVMVNGVMSYGRDKKVIGRAGRFLRR from the coding sequence ATGCAGTTCGACTATTTGTTTAAAAATGTCACGGTCATCGACGGAAGCGGGGGCGCGGAGTATCGCGCTGATGTGGCGGTGCAGGGCGAAAGGATTGCGCAAATCGCACCGTCGATTAGCGAATCTGCACATCATGAAATCGACGGTACAGGCCGCGTGCTGGCTCCGGGTTTTATCGACGTGCACACCCACGATGACATTAACGTGATTCGTATGCCGGAATATTTGCCGAAGATCAGCCAGGGCATCACCACGGTGATTGTCGGCAACTGCGGAATCAGCGCGGCGACGGCGACCATGAAAGGCAACGTGCCGGACCCGATGAACTTACTCGGTGACGCGGAACAGTTTATTTACCCCACGGTTGCCGCCTACGCCGAGGCGGTGGAGCAGGCGAAACCCGCTGTGAACGTCGGCACGCTGATTGGTCATACCGCACTGCGCAATAATCATATGGACGATTTGTTCCGCGAAGCCACGCGTGAGGAAATTAGCGCGATGCGAGAACAGCTCCGTCTGGCCTTGCAACAAGGCGGCCTTGGGTTGAGTACCGGGCTTGCCTACGCCAGCGCATTCCATTCCACCACCGAAGAAGTGATGGCGCTGGCGGAAGAACTGGCCGCGGGCAACGGCATCTACACCACTCACTTGCGCTCTGAATTTGAACCGATTCTCGAGGCGCTTGATGAGGCATTCCGCATTGGCCGCCACGGGAAAGTGCCAGTGGTGGTTTCGCACCATAAATGTGCCGGGGCGAAGAACTGGGGACGGACTGTCGAAACGCTGAAATTATTCGATAAAGTTCGCCAGCAGCAGGATGTTTCCTGCGATTGTTACCCGTATTCCGCCAGCTCTTCGACGCTGGATGTGAAACAAATTACCGAAGATTTCGACATCATCATTACCTGGTCGCAGCCGCATCCCGAAGTCGCCGGACAGTCGCTTAAGCAAATTGCGGAAAGCTGGGCGATGACGCTGGTTGAGGCAGGAAAGCGGCTGATGCCCGCCGGGGCGATTTACTACAACATGGACGAGCAGGACGTGCGACGCGTGTTGAGTTACCCGGTGACAATGGTCGGCTCCGACGGATTGCCAAACGATCCGATGCCGCATCCGCGCTTGTGGGGTGCATTCCCTCGCGTGCTCGGCCATTACAGCCGTGACGAGAAATTATTCCCATTGACGGTGGCGGTGCATAAGATGACGGGCATGTCGGCGGCACGTTTCCAGCTTGCCGAGCGCGGCCTGGTAAAATGCGGCTATTATGCTGATTTGGTGATGTTTGACCCTGAAACAGTGCGTGATGTGGCGAGCTTTAGCCATCCGCAGCAGCCAGCAGCCGGTATTGAAGCCGTGATGGTTAACGGTGTCATGAGCTATGGTCGGGATAAGAAAGTGATTGGGCGTGCCGGGCGTTTTTTACGTCGGTAA
- a CDS encoding PTS sugar transporter subunit IIB, protein MKKIMLCCAAGMSTSMLVQKMRAEAAKRSMDVEIEAFPVAEIENQLHHADVVLLGPQVQFELQRLTELSTPRGLPVAVIDMMDYGTMRGDRVLDKAIQLMA, encoded by the coding sequence ATGAAAAAAATCATGTTGTGTTGCGCTGCGGGAATGTCCACCAGCATGCTGGTACAGAAAATGCGTGCCGAAGCGGCAAAGCGTTCAATGGACGTAGAAATTGAAGCGTTCCCGGTGGCAGAAATTGAAAACCAACTTCACCACGCCGATGTGGTGCTGCTTGGCCCACAAGTGCAGTTTGAATTACAACGTCTGACCGAACTTTCCACTCCGCGAGGCTTGCCTGTCGCGGTGATAGACATGATGGATTACGGCACCATGCGCGGCGACCGCGTGCTGGATAAAGCCATTCAACTGATGGCCTGA